In Arthrobacter sp. B3I9, the following are encoded in one genomic region:
- a CDS encoding NF038396 family protein has protein sequence MLKKPETLFVLGYMLLPLLALLSAIVGLTMILGGNKIVGAIVLVVVTQFFAFGAVYALRKRKHALLPEQNRN, from the coding sequence ATGCTGAAGAAACCAGAAACCCTGTTCGTCCTCGGCTACATGCTCCTGCCGCTGCTGGCCCTGCTCTCCGCCATCGTTGGACTGACCATGATCCTGGGCGGCAACAAGATCGTCGGCGCGATCGTGCTCGTCGTGGTCACGCAGTTCTTTGCTTTCGGGGCGGTCTATGCCCTCAGGAAGCGCAAGCACGCCCTGCTGCCGGAGCAGAACCGCAACTAG
- a CDS encoding dihydrofolate reductase: protein MSNETSKPTEAVNFTEQLRGTLTGLGLVWAQSSTGAIGKDGGMPWHLPEDLKHFSRLTSGHPVIMGRKTWDSFPDKFRPLPGRTNLVITRQEGWGGTPQAGGAVAVKSLDDALLESQFAPGHEMVWIIGGGETFAQSLDLADVAVITTIDTTAEGDTFAPDLGYDWTAAASLPADGWLTAENGTRYRITLWRRTEA, encoded by the coding sequence ATGAGCAACGAGACCAGCAAGCCCACCGAAGCAGTCAACTTCACCGAACAGCTCCGGGGCACCCTCACCGGCCTCGGGCTGGTGTGGGCCCAGAGCAGCACCGGGGCCATCGGCAAGGACGGCGGCATGCCCTGGCACCTGCCCGAGGACCTGAAGCACTTCAGCCGGCTGACCAGCGGCCACCCGGTGATCATGGGTCGCAAGACGTGGGACTCCTTCCCGGACAAGTTCCGCCCGCTGCCTGGCCGGACCAATCTCGTCATCACCCGGCAGGAAGGCTGGGGCGGCACGCCCCAGGCCGGCGGCGCGGTCGCCGTCAAATCCCTCGACGACGCCCTGCTGGAATCCCAGTTCGCCCCGGGCCATGAGATGGTCTGGATCATCGGCGGCGGGGAGACGTTCGCGCAGTCCTTGGACCTTGCCGACGTCGCCGTCATCACCACCATCGACACCACGGCGGAGGGCGACACGTTCGCGCCCGATCTCGGCTATGACTGGACCGCCGCCGCATCCCTGCCCGCCGACGGCTGGCTTACGGCAGAGAACGGCACCCGCTATCGGATCACCCTTTGGCGCCGGACGGAGGCCTGA